One window of Hymenobacter sp. BRD128 genomic DNA carries:
- a CDS encoding TonB-dependent receptor, with amino-acid sequence MANRATLLAALLSLQLKALAQVVPTPAPKALDEVRVLGLKSKNGLGNLGEVGGAIIYAGKKTEVLVLDSLDANTALNNPRQILGRIPGMNFSETEGAGFPANGIGLRGLNPVQSVEMNVRQNGYNITADLYGYPETYYLPAMEAVERVEVTRGAASLQFGPQFGGVVNYVMRQGAKDKPFELALRQTGGSFGLFNSFTSVGGQVGKLNYYAYGQYRRQEGWRPNSGLSQATAYAGLSYQATDKLKLCLEYSLLRNKIQMPGGLTDSLFNANPRQSTRARNWLQSPWNVLTLTADYRLSDRTLLTLKTAGNLSRRALVWRNEDGGAAAPDTVDRATGQFVPREVENETFRSLTNELRLRTDYRLLGLDNTLAVGVRYFAGYMHRQGGGPGSTAADLDLNLYGGGYEYDFAFRTQNVAPFAETVIRLSSRFSLTPGVRYEFINSKAQGYKEQDGTLLTTRESRNRSLLLVGAGAQFQATTGTAFYGNVSQAYRPIDYSALLPFGVTSKIDPNLKDSNGYNADLGYRGAVGEWLNFDVGAFYLRYNRRIGTLALVDPVTGSNYSLRTNVADSEHKGVESYLEISPLKLLAAPSRHRLSAFNSLAYVDARYVSGEFAGKRVEYAPKVIERVGLTYGYGQLSLTGQYSYTSSSFGEANNLAAPDNENPLQGLVPAYAVWDISGTYHCLQNLDLKAGVNNLTDARYFTRRTDEYPGPGIIPGLGRSFYCTLAAKF; translated from the coding sequence ATGGCAAATCGCGCTACGCTGCTTGCTGCACTACTCAGCCTTCAGCTTAAGGCATTGGCTCAGGTCGTGCCCACGCCGGCTCCCAAGGCGCTCGATGAGGTAAGGGTGCTGGGTCTGAAGTCGAAAAACGGCCTTGGCAATCTGGGCGAAGTAGGGGGTGCCATAATTTATGCCGGCAAGAAAACGGAGGTGCTGGTGCTGGACTCGCTCGACGCCAACACGGCGCTGAATAACCCGCGCCAGATTCTGGGCCGTATTCCGGGCATGAATTTCTCCGAAACTGAGGGCGCGGGCTTTCCGGCCAACGGCATCGGCTTGCGCGGGCTGAACCCGGTGCAAAGCGTAGAAATGAACGTGCGCCAGAACGGCTACAACATTACGGCCGACCTCTACGGCTACCCCGAAACCTACTACCTGCCCGCAATGGAGGCCGTGGAGCGCGTGGAAGTGACGCGCGGCGCAGCCTCGCTGCAATTTGGCCCGCAGTTTGGCGGAGTGGTGAACTACGTGATGCGCCAGGGTGCCAAAGACAAGCCGTTTGAGCTGGCCCTGCGCCAAACGGGCGGCTCGTTCGGGCTGTTCAACTCGTTTACGAGCGTGGGCGGGCAGGTGGGCAAGCTCAACTACTACGCCTATGGACAGTACCGACGGCAGGAAGGCTGGCGGCCCAACTCGGGCCTAAGCCAGGCCACGGCCTACGCTGGCCTGAGCTACCAGGCCACCGACAAGCTGAAGCTGTGCCTGGAATACTCGCTGCTGCGCAATAAGATTCAGATGCCGGGCGGGCTCACCGACTCGCTTTTTAACGCTAACCCGCGCCAAAGCACCCGCGCTCGCAACTGGCTGCAAAGCCCCTGGAACGTGCTGACCCTGACGGCCGACTATCGCCTGAGCGACCGCACGCTGCTGACCCTGAAAACGGCTGGCAACCTGAGCCGCCGCGCCCTGGTGTGGCGCAACGAGGATGGCGGGGCCGCCGCCCCCGACACTGTGGACCGCGCCACCGGCCAGTTTGTGCCCCGCGAGGTCGAAAACGAAACCTTCCGCAGCCTCACCAATGAGCTGCGCCTGCGCACCGACTACCGCCTGCTGGGCCTCGACAATACGCTGGCCGTGGGCGTGCGCTACTTTGCGGGCTACATGCACCGGCAGGGCGGCGGACCGGGCTCGACGGCGGCCGATTTGGATTTGAACCTGTACGGCGGCGGCTACGAGTACGATTTTGCGTTTCGCACCCAAAACGTGGCGCCCTTTGCCGAAACCGTTATCCGGCTCAGCAGCCGGTTTTCGCTCACGCCGGGGGTGCGCTACGAGTTTATCAACTCGAAGGCGCAGGGCTACAAAGAGCAGGACGGCACGCTGCTGACTACTAGAGAGTCGCGTAACCGCAGCTTGCTGCTGGTTGGAGCCGGCGCCCAGTTTCAGGCCACAACCGGCACGGCGTTCTACGGCAACGTGTCGCAGGCCTACCGACCCATCGACTACTCGGCTTTGCTGCCCTTCGGCGTTACGTCGAAAATCGACCCCAACCTAAAAGACAGTAACGGCTACAACGCCGACCTGGGCTATCGCGGCGCGGTGGGCGAGTGGCTGAACTTCGACGTCGGCGCGTTTTACCTGCGCTACAACCGCCGTATCGGCACCCTAGCCCTGGTGGACCCCGTGACCGGCAGCAACTACTCGCTGCGCACCAACGTGGCCGACTCGGAGCACAAGGGCGTGGAGAGCTACCTCGAAATCAGCCCCCTGAAGCTGCTGGCCGCCCCTAGCCGGCATCGCCTCAGCGCCTTCAACTCACTGGCCTACGTCGATGCGCGCTATGTGAGTGGCGAGTTTGCGGGCAAGCGCGTAGAATACGCCCCCAAAGTAATTGAGCGCGTGGGCCTCACCTACGGCTATGGGCAACTGAGCCTGACGGGCCAGTACAGCTACACCAGCAGCTCGTTTGGGGAAGCCAATAACCTAGCGGCTCCCGACAACGAAAACCCGCTGCAGGGCTTGGTGCCCGCCTACGCAGTGTGGGATATTTCGGGCACTTATCACTGCCTGCAAAATCTTGACTTGAAAGCTGGTGTCAATAATCTGACCGACGCCCGCTACTTCACCCGCCGCACCGACGAATATCCGGGGCCGGGGATTATCCCGGGCCTGGGGCGCAGCTTTTACTGCACGCTGGCCGCCAAATTCTAG
- a CDS encoding SDR family oxidoreductase, which translates to MKILLTGATGYIGQRLLPVLAAAGHEVTCLVRDARRFALPDTLPPSQHAQVQVVQGDLLQPESLASLPTDFDAAYYLVHSMSGDGSENFFQLEQASAQHFTEYLDRTTARQVIYLSGIANDHDLSVHLRSRRAVEDVLGQSRGAQLTVLRASIIIGSGSASFEIIRDLVEKLPVMVTPRWLNSRCQPLGVRDVMFYLTAVLDNPACLGQRFDVGGPDVLTYREMLLGLAAERGYRRWILTVPVLTPRLSSWWLYLVTSTSFSLAQSLVESLKNDTVVDPSRSIAQVVPHTCMSYREALALAFRRIEQNEVVSSWSDAMSSGTLRQDYMNAIQIPRHGMFFDRQLRPFNRPVAEVLENIWRIGGDRGWYKTDWLWRIRGLMDKLVGGVGLRRGRRSPNHLRAGDPLDFWRVLVADRAARRLLLYAEMKLPGEAWLQFRILDNPDGSHSLEQLAAYRPQGLLGRLYWYSVLPFHGIIFKGMVKNLISYGQ; encoded by the coding sequence ATGAAAATCCTGCTCACCGGGGCCACCGGCTACATTGGCCAACGCCTGCTGCCCGTGCTGGCGGCGGCCGGGCACGAGGTAACGTGCCTGGTGCGCGATGCCCGCCGCTTTGCCCTGCCCGACACGCTGCCCCCCAGCCAGCACGCCCAGGTGCAGGTGGTGCAGGGCGACCTGCTGCAACCAGAGTCGCTGGCTAGCCTGCCCACCGACTTCGACGCGGCCTATTACCTGGTGCACTCGATGAGCGGCGACGGCAGCGAGAATTTCTTTCAGCTGGAGCAAGCCTCGGCCCAGCACTTTACCGAGTACCTCGACCGCACCACGGCGCGGCAGGTTATCTACCTTTCGGGCATTGCCAACGACCACGACCTGAGCGTGCACCTGCGCTCGCGCCGGGCCGTGGAAGACGTGCTGGGCCAGAGCCGCGGGGCGCAGCTCACGGTGCTGCGGGCCAGCATTATCATCGGTTCGGGCTCGGCGTCGTTCGAGATTATCCGCGACTTGGTGGAGAAGCTGCCCGTGATGGTGACGCCGCGCTGGCTCAACTCGCGCTGCCAGCCGCTCGGGGTGCGCGACGTGATGTTTTACCTCACGGCCGTGCTCGACAACCCCGCCTGCCTGGGCCAGCGCTTCGACGTGGGCGGGCCCGATGTGCTCACCTACCGCGAGATGCTGCTGGGGCTAGCCGCCGAGCGCGGCTACCGCCGCTGGATACTCACGGTGCCCGTGCTCACGCCGCGGCTGTCGTCGTGGTGGCTGTATCTGGTCACGAGCACGTCGTTTTCGCTCGCCCAAAGCCTGGTCGAAAGCCTTAAGAATGACACCGTGGTGGACCCTAGCCGCAGCATTGCGCAGGTGGTGCCGCACACTTGCATGAGCTACCGCGAGGCGCTGGCCCTGGCGTTCCGGCGCATCGAGCAAAACGAGGTGGTGAGCAGCTGGAGCGATGCCATGAGCAGCGGCACCCTGCGCCAAGACTATATGAATGCCATCCAGATTCCGCGCCACGGCATGTTCTTCGACCGGCAGCTGCGCCCCTTTAACCGGCCGGTGGCCGAGGTGCTGGAAAACATCTGGCGCATCGGCGGCGACCGCGGCTGGTACAAAACCGACTGGCTCTGGCGCATCCGGGGGCTGATGGACAAGCTGGTGGGCGGCGTGGGCCTGCGCCGGGGTAGGCGCTCGCCCAACCACCTGCGCGCCGGCGACCCGCTCGACTTCTGGCGCGTGCTGGTGGCCGACCGCGCCGCCCGGCGCCTGCTGCTGTATGCCGAGATGAAGCTACCCGGCGAGGCCTGGCTGCAATTTCGCATCCTCGACAACCCCGACGGCAGCCACTCGCTGGAGCAGCTGGCCGCCTACCGCCCGCAGGGTTTGCTGGGGCGCCTGTATTGGTATTCAGTGCTGCCCTTCCACGGCATCATTTTCAAGGGGATGGTCAAGAACCTGATTAGCTACGGGCAGTAG
- a CDS encoding DUF2911 domain-containing protein: protein MKTASFFAAAALAALLAPAAHAQVKLTVPQPSPASKTREAFSTSFIELNYSRPSLKGRTAFGGLVPYGEVWRTGANTVTKIRFGEEVKLAGQAVKAGTYALLTIPGKADWTIILNRDTAQWGAYEYKSSLDVLRVQAKATKLASPQESLRLSLENLQPAAADLTLAWERTQVSVPLTANPDPIVLTQIQEAMKGDKKPYVTAAQYYYNSNQPDLTPAIGWLDEYIKTTPASAFYGYYWKARLLQKQGKNAEAGAAARKSLDALAADKNEVSKEEYTRLNMQLIGEVAKK, encoded by the coding sequence ATGAAAACTGCTTCCTTTTTCGCCGCCGCGGCCCTGGCCGCCCTGCTGGCCCCCGCCGCCCACGCCCAGGTAAAGCTTACCGTGCCGCAGCCCAGCCCCGCTTCCAAAACCCGCGAGGCGTTCTCAACTTCCTTCATTGAGCTGAATTATTCGCGGCCCTCGCTAAAAGGCCGCACGGCCTTCGGCGGGCTGGTGCCCTACGGCGAGGTGTGGCGCACGGGGGCCAATACGGTCACCAAAATCCGCTTTGGCGAAGAAGTAAAGCTAGCCGGCCAAGCCGTGAAAGCGGGCACCTACGCGCTGCTTACCATCCCCGGCAAGGCCGACTGGACCATTATCCTCAACCGCGACACCGCCCAGTGGGGCGCCTACGAGTATAAATCAAGCCTCGACGTGCTGCGCGTGCAGGCCAAAGCCACCAAGCTGGCTAGCCCGCAAGAAAGCCTGCGCCTCAGCCTCGAAAACCTGCAACCCGCCGCCGCCGACCTCACCCTCGCTTGGGAGCGCACGCAGGTGAGTGTGCCCCTCACCGCCAACCCCGACCCGATAGTGCTGACCCAAATTCAAGAGGCGATGAAGGGCGATAAAAAGCCCTACGTCACGGCCGCGCAGTACTACTACAACTCCAATCAGCCCGACCTGACGCCCGCCATCGGCTGGCTCGACGAATACATCAAAACCACGCCCGCCTCGGCCTTCTATGGCTACTACTGGAAAGCTAGGCTGCTGCAAAAGCAGGGCAAAAACGCCGAAGCCGGCGCCGCCGCCCGCAAATCGCTCGACGCGCTGGCCGCTGACAAAAACGAGGTTTCCAAAGAAGAGTACACCCGCCTCAATATGCAGCTCATCGGCGAAGTGGCGAAGAAGTAG
- a CDS encoding DUF1810 domain-containing protein, translated as MAAQSNLQRFLDAQARDYAPALAEIKAGRKRSHWMWYIFPQIQGLGYSSTAQHYAIADAAEAAAYLAHPTLGPRLVEIAQALLGLPGNNATAIMGTPDDLKLGSSMTLFAQVPGASPVFQQVLDKFFGGAPDVRTLQLLR; from the coding sequence ATGGCTGCTCAATCTAACCTTCAACGTTTCCTCGATGCGCAGGCCCGCGACTACGCGCCGGCCTTGGCCGAAATCAAAGCCGGCCGCAAGCGCAGCCACTGGATGTGGTACATTTTCCCGCAAATTCAGGGGCTAGGGTACAGCAGCACGGCGCAACACTACGCCATTGCGGACGCGGCCGAAGCGGCAGCTTATCTGGCCCACCCCACCTTGGGGCCGCGGCTGGTCGAGATTGCGCAGGCGCTGCTGGGGCTGCCGGGCAACAATGCCACCGCCATCATGGGCACGCCCGACGACCTGAAGCTGGGCTCCTCTATGACGCTCTTTGCGCAGGTGCCGGGGGCTAGCCCGGTGTTTCAGCAGGTGCTGGATAAGTTTTTTGGCGGCGCGCCCGACGTCAGAACATTGCAGTTGTTGCGCTAA
- a CDS encoding M20/M25/M40 family metallo-hydrolase has protein sequence MKILLLLPSLLPFAALAQTSAPLPPVDPNIQRWVNEVSAKNLETDVRKLVSYGTRHTLSDTKDKKRGIGAARQYVFDEFKKYSKAGGGRMVVEMDTFTYNPDGKRVDKKTLMANVLATIPGTDPSDTRVYLMSGHIDSRVTDVMNRTADAPGANDDASGVAAVMEVARVLAGQKFPCTIKLVAVQGEEQGLLGADHLAKRAKKEGWNLVAMLNNDIVGNSHGYDPEITDSLHLRVFSEGVPATETPDQAKARRQLSSENDAPSRQLARYAQTAARQYVNAGGYGVLLEYRPDRFLRGGDHTPFNQQGYAAVRFTETNENFNHQHQDLRTEGGIEYGDKPEFMDFRYLRRTTQVNLATLASLALAPAAPQKVEVLTAKLTNRTELRWLAPQGGPAPAGYIVLARETSAPQWQQRFPVSTTAADLAVSKDNYIFGVVSMDAQGHESTAVLPVVGR, from the coding sequence ATGAAAATTCTCCTTCTCCTCCCCAGCCTGCTGCCCTTCGCGGCCCTCGCCCAAACCTCGGCCCCCCTACCGCCCGTTGACCCCAACATTCAGCGCTGGGTGAATGAAGTATCGGCCAAAAACCTCGAAACCGACGTGCGCAAGCTCGTCAGCTACGGCACGCGCCATACCCTGAGCGACACCAAGGACAAGAAGCGCGGCATTGGCGCGGCTCGCCAGTATGTGTTCGACGAGTTCAAAAAATACAGCAAGGCCGGCGGCGGGCGCATGGTAGTTGAGATGGACACCTTCACCTACAACCCCGACGGCAAGCGCGTCGATAAGAAAACGTTGATGGCCAACGTGCTGGCCACCATCCCCGGTACCGACCCGAGCGACACGCGGGTGTATTTGATGAGCGGCCACATCGACTCGCGCGTCACCGATGTGATGAACCGCACCGCCGATGCGCCCGGCGCCAACGACGACGCCAGCGGCGTAGCCGCCGTAATGGAAGTGGCCAGGGTGCTGGCTGGCCAGAAATTTCCCTGCACCATCAAGCTGGTGGCCGTGCAGGGCGAAGAGCAAGGCCTGCTGGGCGCCGACCACCTGGCCAAGCGCGCCAAGAAAGAAGGCTGGAATCTGGTGGCGATGCTCAACAACGACATCGTGGGCAACTCGCACGGCTACGACCCCGAAATCACCGATTCGCTGCACCTGCGCGTGTTCAGCGAGGGCGTGCCGGCCACCGAAACGCCCGACCAGGCTAAGGCCCGCCGCCAGCTCAGCTCGGAGAACGACGCCCCCAGCCGCCAGCTTGCCCGCTACGCCCAAACCGCCGCCCGCCAGTACGTGAATGCCGGCGGCTACGGCGTGCTGCTGGAGTATCGGCCCGACCGCTTTTTGCGCGGCGGCGACCACACGCCCTTCAACCAGCAGGGCTACGCAGCCGTGCGCTTCACCGAAACCAACGAGAACTTCAACCACCAGCACCAGGACCTGCGCACCGAGGGCGGCATCGAGTACGGCGACAAGCCCGAGTTTATGGATTTCCGCTACCTGCGCCGCACCACCCAGGTCAACCTGGCCACCCTGGCCAGCCTGGCGCTGGCCCCCGCCGCCCCGCAAAAAGTGGAAGTGCTCACCGCCAAGCTCACCAATCGCACCGAACTGCGCTGGCTAGCCCCGCAGGGCGGCCCCGCCCCCGCCGGCTACATCGTGCTGGCCCGCGAAACCAGCGCCCCGCAGTGGCAGCAGCGCTTCCCGGTGAGCACCACCGCCGCCGACCTGGCCGTGAGCAAGGACAATTATATCTTCGGCGTGGTGAGCATGGATGCGCAAGGGCACGAGAGTACGGCCGTGCTGCCGGTGGTGGGGCGGTAG
- a CDS encoding T9SS type A sorting domain-containing protein, with the protein MKLPLTLVLALPALAATAQTLTNDGATLTVTSGATLYVAGTVQNNATGTLSNAGTVQLTGDLTNAGTLASPGTLLFSGAQDQTFTSGAASVSSLTLANTGATGANRLLLSQDLAVSSLLTLTQGLVRTQVAGGTLRTLSLPDGASVVGEQAGRYVQGRLQVARASVSGSTGSVDFTNGLVLNPNGQDLGAVTVTRTAGLQQAGVSYGTNINGTNINGTNKGIDRVWQVTSGQPVTAATPASVTVSWVSDDDNGFNPATPAQLWRADQASGPWATQGAAASASARSFTANVTQLGTLTVSNTSQPLPITLVSFTAQAQGPDGLLLWSTASELRNDHFVVESSLDGVTFQALGQVAGHGTTTLPHSYQLLDRNLARYAASVVYYRLRQVDQDGTASYSPVRTVAVPVVAGLALFPNPTRAAATLTGAAPGAPVQVYDALGRLVLAATADAAGTAALQLPAWLATGVYLVRTGASALRLSVTD; encoded by the coding sequence ATGAAACTACCGCTTACCCTAGTGCTAGCCCTGCCCGCGCTGGCGGCCACCGCCCAAACCCTGACCAACGACGGGGCCACGCTCACCGTGACGAGCGGGGCCACGCTCTACGTGGCCGGCACCGTGCAAAACAACGCCACCGGCACCCTCAGCAACGCGGGCACCGTGCAGCTCACCGGCGACCTCACCAACGCCGGCACCCTGGCTAGCCCCGGCACGCTGCTCTTCAGCGGCGCCCAGGACCAGACCTTCACCTCCGGCGCGGCCAGCGTGAGCAGCCTCACGCTGGCCAACACCGGCGCCACGGGCGCCAATCGGCTCTTGCTCAGCCAGGACCTGGCGGTGAGTTCGCTACTCACCCTCACGCAGGGGCTGGTGCGCACGCAGGTGGCCGGCGGCACGCTGCGCACCCTGAGCCTGCCCGATGGGGCTAGCGTGGTGGGCGAGCAGGCGGGCCGCTACGTGCAAGGCCGCCTGCAAGTAGCGCGCGCCAGCGTAAGCGGTAGCACCGGCTCAGTGGACTTTACCAACGGCCTGGTGCTCAACCCCAACGGCCAGGACCTGGGCGCCGTGACCGTGACGCGCACGGCCGGCTTGCAGCAAGCCGGCGTGAGCTACGGCACGAACATCAACGGCACGAACATCAACGGCACGAACAAAGGCATCGACCGCGTGTGGCAGGTAACCAGCGGGCAGCCGGTTACTGCCGCCACGCCCGCCTCGGTTACCGTGAGCTGGGTCAGCGACGATGACAACGGCTTCAACCCTGCTACGCCCGCCCAGCTCTGGCGCGCCGACCAGGCCAGCGGGCCCTGGGCCACGCAGGGCGCGGCGGCCAGCGCCAGCGCCCGCTCGTTCACGGCCAATGTGACGCAGCTCGGCACGCTCACCGTCAGCAACACCAGCCAGCCGCTACCCATTACGCTGGTTAGCTTCACCGCCCAGGCCCAGGGCCCCGACGGGCTGCTGCTGTGGTCTACAGCTTCGGAGCTGCGCAACGACCACTTTGTGGTGGAAAGCAGCCTCGATGGCGTCACATTTCAGGCGCTGGGGCAGGTAGCGGGCCACGGCACCACCACCCTGCCTCACAGCTACCAGCTGCTCGACCGCAACCTGGCCCGCTACGCGGCCAGTGTGGTGTACTACCGCCTGCGGCAGGTAGACCAGGACGGCACCGCCAGCTACTCGCCCGTGCGCACCGTGGCCGTGCCGGTAGTGGCGGGCCTGGCTCTGTTTCCGAATCCAACTCGCGCCGCCGCTACCCTCACCGGGGCCGCGCCGGGCGCGCCAGTGCAGGTGTACGATGCGCTGGGCCGCCTTGTGCTGGCGGCCACCGCCGATGCGGCCGGCACTGCCGCCTTGCAGCTGCCAGCCTGGCTAGCCACGGGCGTCTACCTGGTGCGCACGGGGGCCAGCGCGCTGCGCCTGAGCGTGACCGACTAG
- a CDS encoding tail fiber domain-containing protein, which translates to MATGQSPYSVAVSGTTACVVNFSSNTLQTFDLSAGRVVAVNPDGSFASVASPTLSVNGQNLSISGGNTVALPIPSLTGDITSTGTTTTYNNVVPASKGGAGALSGILKANGSGTVSQAVAGTDYLTPTGSAAGLTNFPTLNQSTTGNAATATLASTVTTNANLTGAITSTGNTTSYATVVPASKGGAGTVSGLLKADGSGNVAAAVAGTDYLTPAAAGTGFIQNGTTQQATSNFNVSGAGTVGGLLTAGGATINGATTVTGPAAINTSGTASTRIGNGTGGVILPGLSTAGLVTNSASGQLGTTAAASLGTSFILNQTSQQSGANFNVSGAGTVGGALTAGTAAITGNATVGGTSTTTGNAYVNGSLGVALNGQDRPFITRGYDAFASGNYQGAGRWGLFMEPSRLTFGIPAIADRHFQWVSYNDNSTVASTLMFLSQIGNLGIGTASPAGGLHVVSGNGGPGTGVGTAGAVLSGAPGQPPYLELRGSGTGTSTTTPYLDFAEASDQDYTTRLISLGGVLNVNGNGTNGVLLQVNGGLRAISYANISDARFKTNVRPLAGALASVLALRGVRYEWNTLGIKQGGTAGAPQVGVLAQEVEKIYPELVSTDKDGYKAVNYAQLTPVLIEALKEQQAQIEALKAKATAAEAKADAADAKAAQATATLDTFEARLRRLEAATEVHAQR; encoded by the coding sequence GTGGCCACGGGTCAAAGCCCCTACAGCGTGGCCGTGAGCGGCACCACGGCCTGCGTAGTCAACTTCAGCAGCAACACCTTGCAGACGTTTGACCTATCGGCTGGCCGGGTGGTGGCCGTGAACCCGGACGGCTCGTTTGCCTCAGTGGCTTCACCCACGCTGAGCGTGAACGGACAAAACCTGAGCATTAGCGGGGGCAACACCGTGGCGCTGCCCATCCCTAGTCTCACGGGCGACATTACGAGTACCGGCACCACCACTACCTACAACAACGTGGTGCCCGCCAGCAAAGGCGGCGCGGGCGCCCTTAGCGGTATTTTGAAGGCAAATGGCAGCGGCACCGTGAGCCAGGCCGTGGCCGGCACCGACTACCTGACTCCCACTGGCAGCGCGGCGGGCCTGACCAACTTCCCGACCCTGAACCAGAGCACGACCGGCAACGCGGCCACGGCCACCCTAGCCAGCACCGTGACCACCAACGCCAACCTGACCGGGGCCATCACCAGCACCGGCAACACGACCAGCTACGCCACCGTGGTACCCGCCAGCAAAGGCGGCGCGGGCACCGTGAGCGGCCTGCTCAAGGCCGATGGCAGCGGCAACGTAGCCGCCGCCGTGGCCGGCACCGACTACCTGACCCCGGCCGCGGCCGGCACGGGCTTCATTCAGAATGGCACCACCCAGCAGGCTACCAGCAATTTCAACGTGAGCGGGGCGGGCACGGTAGGCGGGCTGCTCACGGCGGGCGGTGCCACCATCAACGGGGCCACTACCGTAACCGGGCCGGCGGCCATTAATACCAGCGGCACGGCCAGCACGCGCATCGGCAACGGCACCGGGGGCGTTATTCTGCCGGGCCTGAGCACGGCGGGCTTGGTCACGAACTCGGCCAGCGGGCAGCTGGGCACCACCGCCGCCGCCAGCCTGGGCACCAGCTTCATCCTCAACCAGACCAGCCAGCAGAGCGGGGCCAACTTCAACGTGAGCGGGGCGGGCACCGTGGGCGGGGCCCTCACGGCGGGCACGGCGGCCATTACGGGCAATGCCACGGTGGGCGGCACCAGTACCACCACTGGCAACGCCTACGTGAACGGCTCGCTGGGCGTAGCCCTCAACGGCCAGGACCGGCCATTCATTACGCGGGGCTACGACGCGTTTGCCTCGGGCAACTACCAGGGCGCCGGCCGCTGGGGCCTGTTCATGGAGCCTAGCCGCCTCACCTTTGGCATCCCGGCTATTGCGGACCGTCATTTTCAGTGGGTGAGCTACAACGATAACTCCACCGTGGCCAGCACGCTTATGTTTCTGAGCCAGATTGGTAACCTGGGTATCGGTACCGCCAGCCCGGCCGGGGGTCTGCACGTGGTCAGCGGCAACGGCGGGCCCGGCACGGGCGTCGGCACGGCCGGGGCCGTGCTCAGCGGCGCCCCCGGCCAGCCGCCCTACCTCGAGCTGCGCGGCAGCGGCACGGGCACCAGCACCACCACGCCCTACCTCGACTTTGCCGAAGCTAGCGACCAGGACTACACCACTCGCCTCATCAGCCTGGGCGGAGTGCTAAATGTGAATGGCAACGGCACCAACGGCGTGCTGCTGCAAGTAAATGGCGGGCTGCGAGCCATCAGCTACGCCAATATCTCCGACGCCCGCTTCAAGACCAATGTGCGCCCGCTAGCCGGTGCCCTCGCCAGTGTGCTGGCCCTGCGCGGCGTGCGCTACGAGTGGAATACCCTGGGTATCAAGCAAGGTGGCACGGCCGGGGCGCCCCAGGTGGGCGTGCTGGCCCAGGAAGTAGAAAAAATTTACCCCGAGCTGGTGAGCACTGACAAGGATGGCTACAAAGCCGTGAATTATGCCCAGCTAACGCCCGTGCTCATCGAAGCCCTCAAGGAGCAGCAAGCGCAAATCGAGGCCCTTAAAGCCAAGGCCACCGCGGCTGAAGCCAAAGCCGACGCGGCCGACGCCAAAGCTGCCCAAGCTACGGCTACGCTCGATACCTTCGAGGCCCGGCTGCGGCGCCTCGAAGCGGCCACCGAGGTCCACGCCCAACGCTAA